A stretch of DNA from Gemmatimonadaceae bacterium:
GTGATGGTGATGAGCATCGGGATGACCGTGAGCGTCGCGCCGCTGACGACGACGGTGATGGGCGCTGTCGAGGAGCACCACGCCGGGGTCGCTTCAGGCATCAACAATGCCGTCTCGCGCACCGCCTCTCTGCTCGCCGTCGCGGTCTTCGGCGTTCTCATGCTGCACGCTTTTAAGATATGAGACCTGGTGAATGCACACATCTCGATCAAGTGAGGGAAGTCACGCCCAGCGCGCAAGGCTGCGAGGATTGTCTCAAGGCGGGGGACACTTGGGTGAATCTGCGTTTGTGCGAAACGTGCGGCCAAGTCGGCTGCTGCGATTCGTCGAAGAACAAACACGCGACGAAGCATTTCCGCGCGACGGGCCATCCCGTCATTAAATCTTTCGAGGCGGGCGAAGAGTGGGGCTGGTGTTACGTTGTAGCCAAGATGTCCTTTACAATGCCGCCCAACAAGTTAATTCGAGCCGCCCGCCCGATAGCACTCCTTTCATGGTGCTTTGTTCTTCGTTGCTTGGATGCTATTGGAGGGCGGCGGCTCAAGTCCGGCGACGCAGAAACAACGGAACCAATAATACGGAGGCTCGAACATGGCTAAATGGACTTTTGAACCTGGACACACCGCAGCCGAGTTTCGCGCGCGGCACATGATGGTGACCTGGGTGCGCGGACATTTCAAGAATGTACACGGCTCCCTTGAGTTTGATCCAGACAACCCGCGCAATTCTTCTGTCGAAGTAAAAATTGATGCCAAGGGAATCTGGACTGGAGTGCAGGAGCGCGACGACCACCTCCGCAGCGCAGACTTTCTTGATGTGGAGAATCATCCGGAGATTACCTTCACGGGTAATCAAGTCGAGGTCATGGGCGAGCACGACTACGCGCTCACCGGGGATTTAACGATTCGAGGAGTGCCACGCCAGGCCACGTTGAATGTCAGCTATCTGGGGCAGTGGGAAACGCCGTGGTGGGAAGACGGCGTTGATCAAGGACCCAGGACGCGCGCCGGTTTTCTGGCAACAACCAGGATCAATCGCCATGATTTTGGGGTCAGTTGGCAAGATCGTATGGATCGAGGAGGAATCGTTGTCAGCAGCGAAGTGGAAATTACTATCGATGTTGAAGCGATACTGGAAAGCATAAAACCAGC
This window harbors:
- a CDS encoding YceI family protein; this translates as MAKWTFEPGHTAAEFRARHMMVTWVRGHFKNVHGSLEFDPDNPRNSSVEVKIDAKGIWTGVQERDDHLRSADFLDVENHPEITFTGNQVEVMGEHDYALTGDLTIRGVPRQATLNVSYLGQWETPWWEDGVDQGPRTRAGFLATTRINRHDFGVSWQDRMDRGGIVVSSEVEITIDVEAILESIKPAQEKAA